A window of the Candidatus Omnitrophota bacterium genome harbors these coding sequences:
- a CDS encoding sugar nucleotide-binding protein: MKSKILILGKGFIGQRLQETLGCDISDRRINSFGDAEDEVKKYSPKIIINCIGFTGKFNVDGCEDDKEKTLQANTFVPIILAEVALRNNIKLIHISSGCIYHYDYSKQKPITERDVPDFLDLFYSRSKIYSDLALESLFKKYNILIVRIRVPFDARPGPRNTLTKLIKYKTIINIPNSVTYVPDFLKAMKHLIKIDAKGIFNVVNKGGLKYSDILDAYKKYVPGFEYTVVDFKKLKMTRTNLILSTAKLEKSGFKVRPIKEVIEECVKEYVKY; this comes from the coding sequence ATGAAAAGTAAGATTTTAATTTTAGGAAAAGGTTTTATTGGCCAGAGGCTGCAAGAAACGCTGGGTTGCGATATTTCAGATAGAAGGATTAATTCTTTTGGTGATGCAGAGGATGAGGTTAAGAAATATAGCCCTAAGATTATTATTAACTGCATTGGTTTTACCGGAAAATTTAATGTTGATGGTTGTGAAGATGATAAAGAAAAAACTCTTCAAGCGAATACGTTTGTGCCGATTATCCTGGCAGAGGTAGCGCTGAGGAACAATATTAAGCTTATTCATATTAGCAGTGGATGTATCTATCATTATGATTATTCAAAGCAGAAACCAATAACCGAAAGAGACGTACCGGATTTCCTAGATTTATTTTACTCAAGGTCAAAGATTTATTCGGATTTGGCATTGGAAAGCCTGTTTAAGAAATATAATATTTTGATTGTCAGGATTAGAGTTCCTTTTGATGCGCGTCCCGGGCCAAGAAATACCCTTACCAAATTAATAAAATACAAAACTATAATTAATATCCCTAATTCTGTAACATATGTTCCTGATTTTTTGAAAGCCATGAAGCATCTGATTAAAATTGACGCGAAGGGTATATTTAATGTGGTAAATAAAGGTGGTTTAAAGTATTCAGACATTTTGGATGCTTATAAAAAATATGTGCCTGGTTTTGAGTACACTGTAGTTGATTTCAAGAAGCTTAAAATGACAAGAACTAATTTGATTCTATCTACAGCTAAGCTAGAGAAGTCAGGATTTAAAGTTAGGCCCATTAAGGAGGTTATTGAAGAGTGCGTAAAAGAATATGTAAAATATTAG
- a CDS encoding radical SAM protein yields MKILLIDPPWGNLYGRYEAAAKVGVLYPPLGLCYLSSYLKSAGHEVSLMDCEAQSYILKDIISEISKFKPDAVGIRCVSPEWKTIKKISEEIRKNFNRLPIILGGPHITNVRIQAFEDIDFDFGICGESEFSIVNLVNSLYDSRAWPTIPGLIWKKDGSIRENQNGARLDNIDTILFPDRSILNKDNYLWSVPKKGICRFTTILTSRGCPFRCTFCSQEKMFGGKVRLRSPENSVDEIEGFYRENLIDHFIFVDDTLTMDKDRVYRICDSIKNRKLRITWEGWTHATTVDKDILKAMKDAGLVRLSFGIESGNEEVLKSLRKGTTLKQIRQVYEWAKDVGLETRGSVIFGLPGETRKTVRQTLDFVKSIKGLDQAYFNIAMPYPGTEMRRQALNGEMGVSLLTEEYAELRRHGNVVMKVNDLDPKYLINFQRRAWREFYFAPRRLLYNFFRAGVKAGIINSIAFIKSFILPVNKGQKN; encoded by the coding sequence GTGAAAATATTACTAATTGATCCTCCTTGGGGTAATCTTTACGGAAGATACGAGGCTGCTGCAAAGGTCGGTGTGTTGTATCCGCCACTAGGTTTATGCTACTTATCTTCTTATTTGAAATCCGCAGGCCATGAAGTTAGCCTTATGGATTGCGAGGCGCAGAGTTATATTTTAAAGGATATTATAAGTGAGATATCGAAGTTTAAGCCGGATGCTGTCGGTATTAGGTGTGTATCTCCAGAGTGGAAAACTATCAAAAAAATTTCTGAGGAAATTCGTAAGAATTTTAATAGGCTTCCAATTATTCTTGGTGGCCCTCATATTACCAATGTAAGAATACAGGCTTTTGAGGATATAGATTTTGATTTTGGTATTTGCGGAGAATCCGAGTTTTCTATAGTTAATTTGGTTAATTCGCTATACGACTCAAGGGCATGGCCTACAATCCCTGGTTTAATCTGGAAAAAAGACGGCAGTATTAGGGAAAATCAAAACGGGGCCAGGTTAGATAATATCGATACAATTTTATTCCCCGACCGCAGTATTCTTAATAAAGATAATTATCTGTGGAGTGTTCCAAAGAAAGGCATATGTAGGTTTACAACAATTTTAACCTCTAGGGGTTGCCCGTTCAGGTGTACATTTTGTTCTCAGGAAAAAATGTTTGGTGGAAAAGTTCGTTTACGTTCACCAGAGAACTCAGTTGATGAAATAGAGGGTTTTTACCGTGAAAATTTAATTGATCATTTTATCTTTGTTGATGATACTCTTACTATGGATAAGGATAGGGTGTATCGTATTTGCGATAGTATTAAGAATAGAAAGTTACGCATAACATGGGAAGGGTGGACTCATGCAACTACGGTTGATAAGGATATTTTGAAAGCGATGAAAGACGCCGGGCTTGTTAGGCTATCATTTGGCATAGAAAGCGGTAATGAAGAGGTTCTAAAGTCACTCAGAAAAGGAACTACCCTAAAACAAATCCGGCAAGTTTACGAATGGGCAAAAGACGTAGGGTTGGAAACCAGAGGATCAGTGATTTTTGGTTTACCGGGTGAAACAAGAAAGACGGTAAGGCAGACTCTGGATTTTGTTAAAAGTATAAAAGGCCTGGATCAAGCATATTTTAATATCGCAATGCCTTATCCTGGTACTGAAATGCGTAGGCAAGCTTTAAACGGAGAAATGGGTGTTTCCCTTCTTACTGAAGAATATGCTGAATTAAGGCGGCATGGAAATGTTGTTATGAAGGTTAATGATTTAGATCCAAAATATCTTATTAATTTTCAGAGAAGGGCGTGGCGAGAGTTTTATTTTGCTCCGCGGAGATTGCTTTATAATTTTTTTAGAGCAGGCGTTAAAGCTGGGATAATAAATAGTATTGCTTTTATTAAAAGTTTTATTTTGCCAGTTAATAAAGGGCAAAAAAATTAG
- a CDS encoding MBOAT family protein, protein MIFNEFTYYFILFLTLLFYYIVPNGYRWLVLTLFGLIFYYVYGGNPVFLFIIESFLVYIFIKDTRNKFYFFLILLIPLSLLFYFKYKSMFFAAFGLSKAINNPANYIIPLGISFFTFEFVHCIVDRKKGRIENLNPKDYAAFIMFFPTMVSGPIKRYQQFNHQFSSSFSFENMYIGLARITKGLAKKIILADNFSLIADRLTAADFSSHWVHYPKELWIGIIAYSFKIYYDFSGYSDIAIGSAKLFGINVPENFNSPYLKTNIGLFWKNWHISLYKWLVDYIFIPLGGSKVILLFILLNTCFVMMISGLWHGAQWHFVAWGLYNGILLVLYRLYRYFIVEKYSLMQRAWYNSLPVKAVSILITFILVSLGWVLFVCDFDRAAAVYKAIFLIKGA, encoded by the coding sequence ATGATATTTAACGAATTTACCTACTATTTTATCTTATTTCTTACTCTACTTTTTTATTATATAGTGCCAAATGGTTATAGATGGTTAGTTTTAACTCTATTTGGCCTTATTTTCTATTATGTATATGGAGGTAATCCGGTTTTCTTGTTCATTATTGAGTCTTTTCTTGTGTATATCTTTATAAAAGATACAAGAAACAAGTTTTATTTCTTTCTTATTTTATTAATTCCGCTTTCCCTGCTTTTTTACTTTAAGTACAAAAGTATGTTTTTCGCGGCATTTGGCCTGTCAAAAGCAATAAATAATCCTGCTAACTATATAATTCCATTAGGTATATCTTTTTTTACGTTTGAGTTTGTGCATTGCATAGTTGATAGAAAGAAAGGACGGATTGAAAACTTAAATCCGAAAGACTACGCAGCATTTATTATGTTTTTCCCTACGATGGTATCTGGGCCGATTAAAAGATACCAACAATTTAACCATCAATTTTCCTCCAGTTTTTCTTTTGAGAATATGTATATTGGTTTGGCAAGAATAACTAAGGGTTTGGCTAAGAAGATAATATTGGCAGATAATTTCTCTCTTATTGCTGATAGATTAACTGCGGCAGATTTTTCTTCTCATTGGGTGCATTACCCCAAGGAACTGTGGATAGGAATAATTGCGTATTCATTTAAGATATATTATGATTTTTCCGGATATTCCGATATTGCAATAGGCAGTGCAAAGTTATTCGGTATTAATGTCCCAGAAAACTTTAACTCGCCTTACCTGAAAACTAATATAGGATTGTTCTGGAAAAATTGGCATATATCTCTATACAAGTGGTTGGTTGACTATATTTTTATACCTTTGGGTGGAAGTAAGGTTATACTACTTTTTATTTTGTTAAATACATGTTTTGTAATGATGATTTCCGGGCTTTGGCATGGCGCTCAGTGGCATTTTGTGGCCTGGGGACTTTATAATGGCATACTTCTAGTACTTTATAGACTTTACAGATATTTTATCGTTGAAAAATATTCTTTAATGCAGAGAGCTTGGTATAATTCTCTTCCCGTGAAGGCAGTTTCTATCCTTATTACTTTTATTTTAGTCAGCCTTGGCTGGGTTTTATTTGTTTGTGATTTTGATAGAGCAGCCGCTGTTTACAAAGCTATTTTTTTAATTAAAGGTGCTTGA
- the rfbA gene encoding glucose-1-phosphate thymidylyltransferase RfbA — protein MKGIILAGGKATRLYPITKGVCKQMLPVYDKPMIYYPLSILMLAGIRDILIISTPKDTLRFKDLLGDGSNLGISLSYAIQDEPKGIAQAFIVGEDFIGKDKVSLVLGDNIFYGHEMTGILKEAAALKNGAVVFGYYVKDPQRYGVVEFNKKCKVISIEEKPKHPKSNYAICGLYFYDNDVVKVAKNLKPSKRGELEITDVNNVYLKKNKLKVKLLSRGYAWLDTGTHSALIDASTFIKTVEERQGLKIGCIEEVAFRMGYINKKDLLMLASEMNTEYGEYLKRICQDEK, from the coding sequence ATGAAAGGAATTATCCTAGCTGGCGGAAAAGCTACACGTTTGTATCCTATCACAAAAGGCGTCTGTAAACAGATGCTCCCCGTATACGACAAGCCAATGATTTATTACCCTCTTTCAATCTTAATGCTGGCCGGAATTAGGGATATTCTTATAATTTCTACTCCTAAAGATACTTTAAGGTTTAAAGATTTGCTTGGAGATGGCTCAAATCTTGGGATTAGCTTATCTTATGCTATACAAGATGAACCAAAAGGAATAGCTCAGGCTTTTATAGTTGGGGAAGATTTTATCGGTAAAGATAAGGTGAGCTTGGTTTTGGGGGATAATATATTCTACGGCCATGAAATGACAGGGATTTTAAAAGAAGCTGCAGCTTTAAAAAACGGAGCCGTAGTCTTTGGGTATTACGTAAAAGACCCTCAAAGATATGGCGTTGTTGAATTCAATAAGAAATGTAAGGTTATTTCTATTGAAGAAAAGCCGAAACATCCTAAATCAAACTACGCAATTTGTGGGCTATATTTTTACGACAATGATGTGGTTAAAGTCGCAAAGAATCTAAAGCCTTCAAAAAGAGGCGAATTGGAGATTACGGATGTCAATAATGTGTACCTTAAGAAGAATAAACTTAAAGTAAAGCTCTTAAGCCGTGGTTATGCCTGGCTTGATACGGGAACTCATAGTGCTTTGATTGACGCGTCTACTTTTATTAAAACTGTTGAAGAGCGACAGGGGCTTAAAATAGGCTGTATTGAGGAGGTTGCTTTTAGGATGGGTTATATTAATAAGAAGGATTTGTTGATGCTCGCTTCAGAGATGAATACTGAATACGGGGAATATTTAAAAAGGATATGCCAAGATGAAAAGTAA
- a CDS encoding radical SAM protein, which produces MPKKINVLLVVPPTYEDIYGNSFIRAGVNPAYMVLSYPVISGLLRNESYFVKVADLNATVSPRANFEAILKESPWDIIGFNVTTPIFKKVEEYSRIAKNILPKSTIVAGGPHVSVAAEEVLRSSCVDIAVIGEGDFSFKMVVDGEHLNSIPGIAYLNNGVFNANPSSNIDNLDDLPMPYMEVLDSKSYVHPRLVSRRNPVASMESSRGCFGRCIFCNKSVFGPKIRFKSEKRVLEEMKYILSLGYKEIHLVDDLFTANLPRAKAICESLIRSELDLSWMPRGGIRVDTVDQELFYLLKRSGCWRVAFGIESGNQAILDKCNKKITLAQIKNAVSMARKAGLETEGYFMLGLPGETEDTLKETLKFSQSLYLDYAKFAITVPLPGTELFEEWDRMKLIKTKDWSKYTFSSKPSSLYEHPTVPWKVLDDFYSKSHRNFYFNFSYIMRRLPKSILTGLIFEDIKTFLKINLS; this is translated from the coding sequence ATGCCAAAAAAAATTAATGTTCTTTTAGTCGTTCCTCCAACGTATGAAGATATTTACGGAAACTCTTTTATCAGAGCAGGAGTGAATCCGGCTTACATGGTATTAAGCTATCCGGTTATTTCCGGATTGTTGAGAAATGAGAGTTATTTTGTTAAGGTTGCTGATTTAAATGCTACTGTTTCCCCACGGGCTAATTTTGAGGCTATCCTTAAAGAATCTCCTTGGGATATTATTGGTTTCAATGTTACGACGCCAATTTTTAAAAAAGTCGAGGAGTATAGCAGGATTGCAAAAAACATTTTGCCTAAAAGTACTATAGTTGCAGGAGGGCCTCATGTTTCTGTTGCGGCGGAAGAAGTATTACGTTCTAGCTGCGTTGATATTGCAGTAATAGGAGAAGGTGATTTTTCTTTTAAGATGGTAGTAGATGGCGAACATTTAAATAGCATTCCCGGTATAGCTTATTTAAATAATGGTGTTTTTAATGCAAATCCTTCTTCTAACATTGATAATCTAGATGATCTACCTATGCCTTATATGGAGGTTTTAGATTCTAAGTCTTATGTCCACCCAAGGCTTGTTTCCAGACGTAATCCAGTAGCAAGTATGGAGTCTAGCCGTGGATGTTTTGGAAGGTGTATATTTTGCAATAAAAGCGTTTTTGGCCCTAAAATACGTTTCAAAAGCGAGAAACGCGTTCTTGAAGAGATGAAATATATTTTGTCTCTTGGTTATAAAGAAATACATCTGGTAGACGATCTCTTTACAGCTAATCTTCCTAGAGCAAAAGCAATCTGCGAATCATTAATTAGAAGCGAGCTTGATTTAAGTTGGATGCCGCGAGGCGGGATTCGAGTGGATACAGTTGATCAGGAACTATTCTATTTGTTAAAGAGATCTGGTTGTTGGAGGGTTGCCTTTGGTATTGAATCAGGGAATCAAGCCATCTTGGATAAATGCAATAAAAAAATTACCTTAGCTCAAATTAAGAATGCAGTTTCTATGGCACGAAAGGCCGGCCTTGAAACCGAAGGTTATTTTATGCTGGGGTTACCGGGAGAAACCGAAGATACTTTAAAAGAGACTCTTAAATTTTCTCAATCCCTGTATTTGGATTATGCAAAATTTGCTATAACGGTTCCTTTGCCAGGGACTGAATTATTTGAAGAATGGGATCGGATGAAGCTTATTAAAACTAAAGATTGGTCTAAGTATACTTTTTCAAGTAAGCCGAGCAGTTTGTATGAACATCCTACTGTTCCTTGGAAAGTCTTGGATGATTTTTACAGTAAGTCACACAGGAATTTTTATTTTAATTTCTCCTATATTATGAGAAGACTGCCAAAAAGTATATTGACGGGATTAATTTTTGAAGATATTAAAACGTTTTTGAAAATAAACTTATCATGA
- the asnB gene encoding asparagine synthase (glutamine-hydrolyzing): MCGICGIIGESTSKEIRLMNSRLTHRGPDGEGYFEDNIVRLGHRRLKIIDLSRNGDQPMRNEDGSVLLVFNGEIYNFIELRNELMGRGHNFVSHADSEVIIHGYEEWGESIPEKLQGMFAFAIWDSRKRSLFLARDRLGVKPLHYYFDGKRFAFASQVSSLLCIHPKPEINRTALSYYLVTGYSPHPYDMVNGISKLPGGWSMVFKNQNISLRQYWKLQVEPVERDSIRESEVYEKVQDLIDKGVKRRLISDVPLGIFLSGGVDSSVILATALKYLPQPTKVFSIGYEEESFNELPYAKYIAEHFKAEYHPFVLKQHQFGTLMGEIVRFLDEPIADVSIIPTYYLAKMTRKFVTVALGGDGGDEFFSGYITHQNWKLIEIFSKLPVSTFSKFLSKGLNYLPENFEYLSWKYKLQGFLKGLEFPPQIRNYIWLGAFSPTQANALLSENLDSSSEKNRIEQLLGRLDSNNGNALSRMLFQDASYFLQDYLLVKVDLMSMANSLEVRGPFLDTELIDYVSRLPIRYKVFKGSPKKILRNLYRNRMPEGYFDRKKQGFSIPLGYWLHQKNVKDFFIEILSETNIKRSGLFNYRFVASLLHEHLKQKKNNWKQLWAVLTMQLWYNTHILNSGSYLENNA, from the coding sequence ATGTGCGGAATTTGCGGAATAATTGGAGAGTCAACTTCTAAAGAAATTAGGCTGATGAATTCTAGGTTAACGCATCGTGGGCCTGATGGAGAAGGGTATTTTGAAGATAACATCGTACGCTTAGGGCATCGTCGGCTTAAAATCATTGATTTGTCTAGAAATGGCGATCAACCTATGCGAAACGAAGATGGCTCTGTTTTATTGGTTTTTAACGGGGAAATTTATAATTTTATTGAGTTAAGAAACGAGTTAATGGGTAGGGGGCATAATTTTGTTTCTCATGCAGATAGCGAAGTAATAATTCATGGTTACGAGGAGTGGGGTGAGTCTATACCAGAGAAACTTCAGGGAATGTTTGCTTTTGCTATTTGGGATTCAAGAAAAAGGTCTCTTTTTTTAGCAAGGGATAGGCTTGGTGTGAAGCCTTTGCATTATTATTTTGATGGTAAAAGATTCGCTTTTGCATCTCAGGTTTCTTCGTTACTATGTATACATCCGAAACCGGAAATAAACAGAACAGCTTTATCGTATTATTTGGTAACTGGATATTCTCCTCATCCATACGATATGGTTAATGGGATTTCAAAATTACCGGGTGGCTGGAGCATGGTATTTAAAAATCAGAATATTAGTTTGCGACAATACTGGAAACTACAAGTTGAACCTGTAGAGAGAGATTCAATTAGAGAGTCTGAAGTGTACGAGAAGGTGCAAGATTTAATTGACAAAGGAGTTAAGCGTAGGCTAATTTCCGATGTTCCTTTGGGAATATTTTTAAGCGGAGGAGTAGATTCAAGTGTGATATTAGCAACAGCTCTAAAATATTTACCTCAGCCGACCAAGGTTTTTTCGATAGGATACGAGGAGGAATCTTTTAACGAGTTGCCTTATGCTAAATATATCGCCGAACATTTCAAGGCCGAATATCATCCTTTTGTGTTAAAGCAACATCAATTTGGGACTTTAATGGGAGAGATTGTTAGGTTTTTGGATGAGCCAATTGCGGATGTGTCAATTATTCCGACTTATTATTTGGCGAAAATGACGAGGAAGTTTGTTACTGTGGCTTTGGGTGGCGATGGTGGGGATGAATTCTTTAGCGGGTATATTACTCATCAAAATTGGAAATTAATCGAAATTTTTTCAAAACTTCCGGTTTCTACGTTTTCTAAATTTTTATCCAAAGGCTTAAATTATCTACCTGAGAATTTTGAATATTTGAGTTGGAAATATAAATTGCAAGGTTTTTTAAAAGGGCTGGAGTTTCCGCCTCAAATTAGAAATTATATTTGGTTGGGAGCTTTTTCTCCAACACAAGCAAATGCGCTGCTATCAGAAAACCTTGATAGCAGTTCAGAAAAAAACAGAATCGAACAGCTCCTTGGTAGGCTTGATAGTAATAATGGAAACGCGCTAAGCCGGATGTTATTTCAAGATGCAAGTTATTTTCTTCAGGATTATCTCTTGGTAAAAGTAGATTTAATGAGCATGGCTAATTCTCTTGAGGTGCGGGGCCCATTTCTTGATACTGAACTTATAGACTATGTTAGCAGGCTTCCTATAAGATATAAGGTTTTCAAGGGAAGCCCCAAGAAGATCTTAAGAAATCTTTACCGTAATAGAATGCCTGAAGGATATTTTGATAGGAAAAAACAGGGGTTTTCTATTCCTTTGGGTTATTGGTTGCATCAAAAAAATGTTAAGGATTTCTTTATTGAAATTTTAAGTGAAACAAATATAAAAAGATCCGGTTTATTTAATTACAGGTTTGTTGCCTCATTGTTGCATGAACACTTAAAACAAAAGAAGAATAATTGGAAGCAACTTTGGGCTGTTTTGACGATGCAGCTTTGGTATAATACTCATATTTTAAATTCTGGTTCTTATCTGGAGAATAATGCGTGA
- the rfbB gene encoding dTDP-glucose 4,6-dehydratase, with protein sequence MRKRICKILVTGGAGFIGSAFVRLLVKKGIKPVICDKLTYAGDLERLREVKGKYKFYKTDICDLKNLEKIFKIEKPSAVVHFAAETHVDRSIIDPTVFLKTNIIGTQNLLDLSRKYKITRFIHISTDEVYGDILKGSFTEESPIKPNSPYAASKAAADLLIRSYVRTYDFPAIIIRPSNNYGPWQYPEKLIPVAISKVINNKKIPVYANGLNVREWLYVSDCAEGIIFLLNNSKAEGIYNLGSGHREKNINTVKQILRILGKPVTMLEFVKDRPGHDWRYSLDSSRIRRLGWQPKTNFVLGLRNTVKWNTENENWLRGKA encoded by the coding sequence GTGCGTAAAAGAATATGTAAAATATTAGTAACGGGCGGGGCAGGGTTTATTGGGAGCGCTTTTGTCCGGCTTTTGGTAAAGAAGGGGATTAAGCCTGTTATCTGCGACAAACTTACTTATGCCGGAGATTTAGAGCGCCTTAGGGAAGTAAAAGGAAAGTATAAATTCTATAAAACTGATATTTGCGACCTAAAGAATTTAGAAAAGATCTTCAAGATTGAAAAGCCTTCCGCAGTTGTTCATTTTGCTGCTGAAACGCATGTAGATAGAAGCATAATCGACCCAACCGTTTTTTTAAAAACGAATATTATTGGAACACAAAACCTGCTTGATTTGTCAAGAAAATATAAGATTACCAGATTTATCCATATTTCTACTGATGAAGTCTATGGGGATATTTTAAAGGGGAGTTTTACTGAAGAGTCGCCGATTAAGCCGAATAGCCCATATGCTGCATCAAAAGCTGCAGCTGATTTGTTGATACGTTCTTATGTACGTACATATGATTTCCCAGCAATTATCATAAGGCCAAGCAATAATTATGGGCCTTGGCAGTATCCTGAGAAGTTAATTCCGGTAGCAATAAGTAAGGTTATTAATAATAAAAAGATCCCTGTTTATGCAAATGGTCTAAACGTGAGAGAATGGTTGTATGTTTCTGATTGCGCTGAAGGGATTATTTTTTTACTAAATAATTCTAAAGCAGAAGGAATTTATAATTTAGGCAGTGGGCATCGAGAAAAGAATATTAATACTGTAAAACAGATTTTAAGGATTTTGGGGAAGCCTGTTACCATGTTGGAATTTGTTAAAGATCGGCCTGGGCATGACTGGCGCTATTCGTTGGACTCTTCAAGAATACGAAGATTAGGCTGGCAACCCAAAACTAATTTTGTTTTAGGCCTTAGAAATACGGTTAAATGGAATACAGAAAATGAGAATTGGCTGCGGGGAAAGGCCTAA
- a CDS encoding glycosyltransferase family 2 protein: protein MTPDKVISNVDFSIIVPLYNEEEGVSATVNSLIDLRSKHSLKCEIILVNDGSTDKTSEIIKEFATVPNFKILRNTVNLGYGYSLKRGILIAESDIICIIDADGSYPIESIPELIFNMKDYDMVVGARQGEHYWGSIFKNPSRKLFLAMIHYITGVKVPDGNSGLRAFRKSKIMEFINLIGNKFSFTTSLTLASHYSNLAIKYIPVEYYKRKGKTKIRHIRDSIGAIQLMLQVSVYFDPFKVVFPITVLFGSIGFLFIVSYFFNQNHFLVLLGFLNIFFSISVLFFGLWAWLFVTSQKNKLDYAKKN from the coding sequence ATGACTCCCGATAAAGTAATTTCTAATGTGGATTTTTCAATTATTGTTCCTTTGTATAATGAAGAAGAAGGCGTTTCTGCAACAGTTAATTCATTAATTGATTTAAGAAGTAAACATTCTTTAAAATGTGAGATTATTTTAGTCAATGATGGCTCTACCGATAAAACATCGGAAATTATTAAAGAGTTTGCCACTGTGCCAAATTTTAAGATTTTAAGAAATACTGTTAACTTGGGCTATGGTTATTCGCTTAAGCGCGGCATCTTGATTGCCGAGTCTGATATTATATGCATTATTGATGCTGACGGTAGTTATCCTATTGAAAGCATCCCTGAGTTAATCTTTAATATGAAAGATTATGATATGGTTGTAGGGGCGCGACAGGGAGAACACTATTGGGGTTCAATCTTCAAGAACCCTAGTAGAAAATTGTTTTTGGCAATGATTCATTATATCACCGGAGTAAAGGTTCCAGACGGAAATTCTGGCTTAAGAGCGTTCAGAAAGAGCAAGATTATGGAATTCATCAATCTTATTGGTAATAAATTCTCTTTTACTACTTCTCTTACTTTGGCATCTCATTATAGCAATTTGGCTATTAAGTATATTCCTGTTGAGTACTATAAGAGAAAAGGAAAAACCAAGATCCGGCATATTCGTGATTCTATCGGAGCGATTCAGCTTATGTTGCAAGTATCAGTGTATTTTGATCCTTTTAAAGTTGTTTTCCCTATTACTGTATTATTTGGCAGCATAGGTTTTTTATTTATCGTCAGCTATTTCTTTAATCAAAATCATTTTTTGGTGTTACTGGGATTCTTGAATATCTTTTTTTCTATTAGTGTTTTATTTTTCGGTTTATGGGCATGGTTGTTCGTTACTTCACAAAAGAATAAATTAGATTATGCCAAAAAAAATTAA
- the gap gene encoding type I glyceraldehyde-3-phosphate dehydrogenase: MAVKVGINGFGRIGRLVARAIFEKKNSGLELVAVNDLTDAKSNAYLFKYDSVHGRFPGEVKAVGEDSISIDGKIVKVLSKKDPSELPWKDLGVDIVVESTGLFTVKKDGVNKKGKEVKGAENHITKGGAKKVIISAPAEGEDITIVMGVNEDKYDPKNHSVVSNASCTTNCLGPIAKVMNDKWGIEKGLMTTIHSYTNDQRVQDMAHSDLRRSRAAAVSMIPTSTGAAKAIGLVVPELKGKLDGFAIRVPTPNVSVVDLTCSLSKKVTVEELNAAFKEAAEGRMKGILAITMDPVVSVDFNHCLLSSIVDGLSTKVIQDNFVKVLSWYDNEWGYSNRVVDLAEYMVKKGL, from the coding sequence ATGGCAGTAAAAGTAGGTATCAATGGTTTTGGAAGGATTGGCCGTCTGGTCGCAAGGGCTATTTTTGAGAAAAAGAATTCTGGCCTTGAATTAGTCGCTGTGAATGATTTAACTGACGCCAAAAGTAACGCTTATTTGTTTAAGTATGATTCAGTGCATGGGAGGTTCCCCGGGGAAGTAAAAGCAGTAGGGGAGGATTCAATTTCAATTGATGGTAAAATCGTAAAGGTTCTTTCAAAGAAGGATCCTTCAGAGCTTCCATGGAAAGATTTAGGAGTTGATATTGTTGTTGAGTCAACAGGTCTTTTTACCGTTAAGAAAGATGGAGTTAATAAAAAGGGCAAAGAGGTAAAAGGAGCGGAAAATCATATTACCAAAGGCGGGGCTAAGAAAGTAATTATTTCAGCTCCTGCTGAAGGTGAAGATATAACTATAGTTATGGGTGTTAATGAAGATAAATATGATCCTAAGAATCATAGCGTAGTTTCAAATGCTTCCTGTACGACGAATTGTCTTGGCCCTATTGCAAAGGTTATGAATGATAAATGGGGAATTGAAAAGGGGTTAATGACCACAATTCATTCGTATACCAATGATCAAAGAGTGCAGGATATGGCTCATTCTGATTTAAGAAGGTCGCGTGCAGCCGCTGTTTCAATGATTCCAACATCGACGGGTGCGGCAAAAGCGATAGGTTTAGTTGTTCCGGAATTAAAGGGTAAATTAGACGGGTTTGCAATCCGTGTTCCTACTCCTAATGTTTCGGTAGTTGATTTAACCTGCTCTTTATCAAAGAAAGTAACCGTTGAAGAGCTTAATGCGGCTTTTAAAGAAGCTGCTGAAGGAAGGATGAAGGGCATCTTGGCAATTACGATGGATCCAGTTGTTTCTGTGGATTTTAACCATTGCTTGCTTTCGTCAATAGTGGATGGTTTAAGCACAAAGGTTATCCAGGATAATTTTGTTAAAGTCCTATCTTGGTATGATAATGAATGGGGCTATTCTAATAGGGTAGTTGATTTAGCTGAATATATGGTGAAAAAAGGCCTATAA